The following proteins come from a genomic window of Alosa sapidissima isolate fAloSap1 chromosome 20, fAloSap1.pri, whole genome shotgun sequence:
- the tmem33 gene encoding transmembrane protein 33 — MADTEHQTPPPPPPPQAGPVQFLLANKLETAMWMSRLFTVYCSIMFILPIMGPYAATNFYQRALLANALTSALRLHQRLPRFQLSRAFLAQALQEDSCHYLLYSLILVNSYPITMSIFPIFLFSLLHATTYTTKVLDAVGPNSLMFVRNFLNKLTANQQNILKFIACNEIFLMPATVFMLFSGQGSILQPFIYYRFLTLRYSSRRNPYCRTLFTELRMLLEHFIMKPTCPAFFRRMCLNSIAFISRLAPTGV, encoded by the exons ATGGCAGACACAGAGCACcaaacccctcctcctcctccccctcctcaggCAGGGCCAGTG CAATTCCTGTTGGCTAACAAGTTGGAAACTGCAATGTGGATGTCTCGACTCTTCACAGTGTACTGCTCTATCATGTTTATTCTCCCTATCATGGG TCCGTACGCTGCCACAAATTTCTACCAGCGTGCCCTGTTGGCCAATGCGCTGACCAGCGCCCTGCGGCTGCACCAGAGACTGCCTCGCTTCCAGCTGAGCCGAGCCTTCCTGGCCCAGGCCCTGCAGGAGGACAGCTGCCACTACCTGCTCTATTCGCTCATCCTGGTCAACTCCTACCCCATCACCA TGAGCATATTCCccatcttcctcttctccttgcTCCATGCTACTACTTACACTACAAAGGTCCTTGAT GCAGTGGGACCCAACAGCCTCATGTTTGTGAGGAATTTCCTCAATAAGCTTACTGCTAATCAGCAGAACATTCTTAAGTTCATTGCCTGCAATGAGATCTTCCTCATGCCCGCAACGGTCTTCATGCTTTTCAG TGGACAGGGAAGCATTCTGCAGCCGTTCATATACTACCGATTTCTCACACTCCGGTATTCTTCCAGACGGAACCCATACTGCCG CACCTTGTTCACGGAGCTGCGCATGCTTCTGGAGCACTTCATCATGAAGCCCACCTGCCCTGCCTTCTTCAGACGGATGTGCCTCAACAGCATCGCCTTCATCAGCCGCCTGGCCCCTACTGGCGTCTAA